In Rhizobium gallicum bv. gallicum R602sp, the following proteins share a genomic window:
- a CDS encoding phospholipase D-like domain-containing protein: MTTYSLSLSFLEAVPLQALGDNRRDVTILADIEGYRASLSETGASNAGVGYDVIPIAVVGSGVFHPKITLLASHEGELRALVGSGNLTMGGWGFNAEVAEYLNPETDPEAFTDLADFLLSLGETLGQGRLRSDPSALPPLQKFADLCLAAGDRKSGGPTRVLHSVNRALAPQVVEMARELGGARSLTVLSPYFGGPKAVVDLARDLGCKTVNVFVPPKVPFWFDFDLAKTLGLAAQPVTSPLFSGEKLLHAKAFDIECAKGRLTITGSANATVNGLGLGSVEVVVARVSDGAPWLGWSRAGYPKGLVGEGGQEPHHTASPCLIARLDGGAVNGRILDVPAPEGSWNASLYAPGRFEAIGAVELAADGRFMIERRRVDAVVSSLQLVLARGEETVRGWLVMTDIIAAVRERGAIAEAMARAAGGAENPRDNDIIAGFFTKHPEAFLAGDLPIASGSNSASADKEEASHLVPAGELGLGDALKPENDRAASGAGQSAFQKLIARFRQRITEAPRRGQGHGHENDAGDGGDDGSGESVWSNADLLAGAIGSFMRKIDESPDGPTKRENILSVLDFILYGADNVEEPEQFLKTYLPVWRNLARRAGPARTGLDTLDRCYAVATVAPGLREPKKSAEIHKALEIWFRGGLTKDHCDLLEKPPTGHRESQLAAEVRAMDWKLAVTGILAAPTSWQRTRALIAALDGEGSMPDLSGVAKPEEIAAFGRICRGIRRRETVFVRRDWRHCPSCNMKLAAVEAGRLRKGGIASCQGLKCTAIIVDIQPEET, translated from the coding sequence ATGACAACCTATTCGCTGAGCCTGTCGTTTCTGGAAGCCGTGCCTCTTCAGGCGCTCGGTGACAATCGGCGCGACGTCACGATCCTGGCCGATATCGAGGGCTACCGCGCTTCGCTATCTGAAACAGGCGCATCGAACGCCGGGGTTGGCTATGACGTCATTCCGATCGCCGTCGTCGGAAGTGGCGTGTTTCATCCGAAGATCACGCTGCTTGCATCGCACGAAGGCGAGCTGCGGGCGCTGGTCGGATCGGGAAATCTCACCATGGGCGGCTGGGGATTCAACGCTGAGGTCGCCGAATACCTCAACCCCGAAACCGACCCGGAAGCCTTCACCGATCTGGCTGACTTTCTCCTCTCGCTTGGGGAGACCCTCGGCCAAGGCCGCCTTCGCTCCGACCCTTCCGCGCTGCCGCCGCTCCAGAAATTCGCCGATCTCTGTCTTGCGGCCGGCGATCGCAAGAGCGGCGGGCCAACCCGTGTCCTGCATTCCGTCAATCGGGCGCTCGCACCGCAGGTCGTCGAGATGGCAAGGGAGCTCGGGGGCGCGAGGTCGCTGACCGTTTTGTCACCTTATTTCGGCGGCCCGAAAGCGGTTGTCGACCTCGCGCGTGACCTCGGCTGCAAGACGGTTAATGTGTTCGTTCCGCCGAAAGTGCCCTTCTGGTTCGACTTCGATTTGGCCAAGACCCTCGGCCTAGCGGCCCAACCCGTCACCAGCCCGCTGTTCTCGGGCGAGAAGCTGCTGCACGCCAAGGCCTTCGATATTGAATGCGCCAAGGGGCGTCTCACGATTACCGGGAGCGCAAATGCGACGGTCAATGGTCTGGGCCTTGGCAGCGTCGAGGTGGTCGTTGCACGCGTATCAGACGGTGCGCCATGGCTCGGCTGGAGCCGAGCGGGTTATCCCAAGGGCCTCGTTGGCGAGGGTGGCCAGGAGCCGCACCATACGGCGTCGCCATGCCTGATTGCACGGCTGGATGGCGGCGCGGTCAACGGCCGCATCCTCGACGTCCCCGCTCCGGAAGGATCCTGGAATGCCTCGCTCTATGCTCCCGGTCGGTTCGAGGCGATCGGTGCAGTCGAGCTCGCGGCTGATGGACGATTCATGATCGAGCGCAGGAGGGTCGATGCGGTCGTCTCGTCACTGCAGCTGGTGCTGGCGCGCGGCGAAGAGACCGTCCGCGGCTGGCTGGTGATGACGGACATCATCGCGGCCGTCCGCGAGCGCGGCGCGATTGCCGAAGCCATGGCGCGCGCGGCCGGTGGGGCCGAAAACCCGCGCGACAACGATATCATCGCGGGCTTCTTCACCAAGCATCCCGAGGCCTTCCTGGCTGGCGACTTACCGATCGCGTCCGGGAGCAATTCTGCCAGCGCCGACAAGGAGGAGGCCTCGCACCTGGTGCCGGCCGGCGAGCTCGGGCTTGGCGACGCCTTGAAGCCGGAAAATGATCGCGCTGCCTCGGGCGCGGGCCAGTCGGCGTTCCAGAAACTCATCGCGCGGTTCCGCCAGAGGATCACCGAGGCGCCGCGGCGGGGGCAGGGGCACGGGCATGAGAACGATGCCGGAGATGGCGGCGATGACGGAAGCGGGGAAAGTGTCTGGTCGAATGCAGACCTCCTGGCCGGCGCGATCGGCTCCTTCATGCGCAAGATCGACGAGTCTCCGGACGGACCAACGAAACGGGAGAACATCCTGTCGGTGCTCGACTTCATTCTCTATGGCGCCGACAATGTCGAGGAACCCGAGCAGTTCCTGAAGACCTACTTGCCGGTCTGGCGAAACCTCGCAAGGCGCGCCGGACCAGCACGTACTGGCCTGGACACGCTCGACCGGTGCTATGCCGTCGCGACGGTGGCTCCTGGCCTTCGCGAGCCGAAAAAGAGCGCTGAGATCCACAAGGCGCTGGAGATCTGGTTTCGTGGCGGATTGACCAAGGACCACTGCGATCTTCTCGAAAAGCCACCAACGGGCCATCGCGAAAGCCAGCTCGCGGCAGAGGTCCGCGCCATGGACTGGAAGCTTGCCGTTACCGGGATACTTGCCGCGCCGACATCATGGCAGCGCACTCGAGCCCTGATCGCCGCGCTCGACGGGGAGGGGTCGATGCCCGATCTTTCGGGTGTCGCAAAGCCCGAGGAGATCGCGGCCTTCGGCAGGATCTGTCGAGGCATCCGACGGCGGGAAACCGTCTTCGTTCGCAGGGACTGGAGGCATTGCCCATCCTGTAACATGAAGCTTGCCGCCGTCGAAGCGGGCCGCCTGCGCAAGGGCGGAATCGCCAGCTGCCAAGGGCTGAAGTGTACCGCGATCATCGTCGACATCCAGCCGGAGGAAACCTGA
- a CDS encoding reverse transcriptase domain-containing protein, which yields MLHSISTARLSTMPLAFENFLYSYKKNGKPIYAPNPFGERLGAELKSKVNKAYKFDSFVYHFKDGSHVVALHRHRNNQFFCRIDISKFFYSVQRNRVKRALKDIHVQRPEYYAKWSTVKNPYGAGYVLPYGFVQSPILATLVLAMSPIGVYLRGLPVSITVSIYMDDICLSGNDEAELQSAFDGLLAAVAEAGFTLNDEKTRPPAAQIDIFNCSLTNGKTEVLQDRIDEFFAQDRSAASEEGFKTYCDIVGSMTWRTGHKKKRRRVYFRSLPKPASVVPAATAPQTI from the coding sequence ATGTTGCACTCGATATCTACAGCAAGGTTGTCAACTATGCCCTTAGCGTTCGAAAACTTCCTTTATTCTTACAAAAAGAACGGCAAGCCGATCTATGCGCCTAACCCTTTCGGGGAACGGCTTGGCGCTGAGCTCAAGAGCAAAGTGAACAAGGCCTACAAATTCGACAGCTTTGTCTACCATTTCAAAGACGGGTCGCACGTTGTCGCGCTGCATCGACACCGCAACAACCAGTTTTTCTGCCGCATCGACATCTCGAAATTCTTTTATAGCGTCCAGCGCAATCGCGTTAAGCGCGCGCTGAAAGATATCCATGTCCAGCGGCCGGAATATTATGCGAAGTGGTCAACCGTAAAGAACCCCTACGGAGCAGGGTATGTGCTTCCGTATGGATTCGTTCAATCGCCTATCCTGGCGACTCTCGTTCTCGCGATGTCCCCGATAGGCGTCTACCTTCGTGGGCTTCCCGTATCCATCACCGTCTCGATCTATATGGACGATATCTGTCTCTCGGGTAACGATGAGGCGGAGCTGCAGTCGGCGTTCGATGGTCTTCTTGCTGCCGTCGCCGAGGCAGGCTTCACCCTCAACGACGAGAAGACGCGTCCCCCGGCCGCGCAGATCGACATCTTCAATTGCAGCCTGACCAACGGCAAAACCGAGGTTTTGCAGGATCGCATTGACGAGTTCTTCGCGCAGGACCGCTCAGCTGCGAGCGAGGAGGGGTTTAAAACTTACTGCGACATTGTGGGATCGATGACTTGGCGCACCGGCCACAAAAAGAAGCGGCGCCGCGTATATTTCCGTTCGCTGCCGAAGCCCGCGTCGGTCGTCCCAGCCGCTACCGCGCCACAGACTATTTGA
- a CDS encoding multidrug effflux MFS transporter encodes MRHDVDAITAEPRPSSTVSEMWLMTVLGMLLAFASISTDLYLPAMPGMSAALGTTQGSLQYTVSAYLIGFSFGQLIWGPVGDRFGRRVPVAVGLVLFMAGCTGCALSADVVQLIAFRVLQAVGACAGVVLARAMVRDLYGRDRAAAVLSTLMTVMAVAPLLGPSVGGLILVVAPWQAIFWALVGIGLLTLVALFTIPETLPAERRSNESLGVAFASYGGLILDNRLMVYGGALGFYYAGVFAGISSSSFAYIDYHHLSPQLFGAVFAVGTVGLMATNFANARLVARYGSDRMLKLGAAGAAVSGLVLAFVTATDFGGVYGMAASLWLFTAMNGLVTANAISGALADFPTRAGAVSALMGAIQYGSGVVGSAVAGTFANGTPWPMGVVIAISGLGSLACASLIRRQSLDY; translated from the coding sequence ATGAGACACGATGTCGACGCGATCACCGCAGAGCCCAGACCATCCTCGACGGTATCAGAGATGTGGCTCATGACCGTACTGGGGATGCTGCTGGCCTTCGCGTCGATCTCGACCGACCTCTACCTGCCTGCGATGCCGGGCATGAGCGCGGCGCTGGGGACCACACAGGGAAGCCTGCAGTACACGGTGTCGGCCTATCTGATCGGTTTCAGCTTCGGCCAGTTGATCTGGGGTCCGGTCGGCGACCGGTTCGGACGGCGCGTCCCCGTGGCCGTCGGTCTCGTCCTGTTCATGGCCGGCTGCACGGGCTGCGCCTTGTCCGCCGATGTCGTCCAACTGATCGCCTTCCGGGTTCTCCAGGCGGTCGGCGCCTGCGCTGGGGTCGTGCTTGCCCGAGCCATGGTGCGCGACCTCTATGGCCGCGACCGCGCGGCAGCGGTGCTATCTACGTTGATGACCGTCATGGCCGTCGCGCCGCTTCTAGGCCCAAGCGTCGGTGGGCTGATCCTCGTGGTCGCGCCTTGGCAGGCGATCTTCTGGGCCCTCGTCGGCATCGGCCTCCTCACGCTAGTCGCGCTCTTCACCATTCCTGAGACGCTTCCTGCGGAGCGACGCAGCAACGAATCTCTCGGCGTGGCATTCGCCTCCTATGGCGGCCTCATACTGGATAATCGGCTTATGGTGTATGGCGGAGCCCTTGGCTTCTACTATGCCGGTGTCTTCGCCGGCATCTCAAGCTCGTCCTTCGCCTACATCGACTATCATCACCTCTCCCCGCAGCTCTTTGGAGCGGTCTTCGCCGTCGGCACGGTCGGCCTGATGGCGACGAACTTCGCCAACGCGCGACTGGTCGCGCGATACGGTAGCGATAGGATGCTGAAGCTAGGCGCGGCAGGCGCCGCTGTCAGCGGTCTGGTTCTTGCTTTCGTCACCGCGACGGATTTCGGGGGCGTCTATGGAATGGCCGCAAGCCTGTGGCTGTTCACCGCAATGAACGGCCTCGTCACAGCCAATGCGATCTCCGGAGCGCTGGCCGACTTCCCGACGCGAGCCGGCGCCGTGTCCGCGCTGATGGGCGCCATCCAGTACGGGAGCGGCGTGGTCGGATCAGCAGTCGCCGGGACTTTTGCCAATGGGACACCCTGGCCGATGGGGGTAGTGATTGCGATCAGCGGACTTGGCAGTCTGGCGTGTGCTTCGCTGATACGAAGGCAAAGCTTGGATTATTGA
- a CDS encoding glucose 1-dehydrogenase, with product MKFDFENKVALVTGAASGMGLATAKAFAAAGAAVALVDVNEDAVKGAAHGLIADGHRVIGIRCDVANMEEVETMVTETIATFGGLDAAFNNAGVKSPVAETALADPGDYDFVMGVNLRGIWNCMKSELLHMREQGSGTIVNNSSLGGLVGIAERGIYHASKHGVVGLTRSAGLEYAPKGIRINAICPGIIATPMVTTMLETQPEAMEIMMKDVPIGRLGRAEEIADAVLWLSSPASTFVIGHALPVDGGYTVR from the coding sequence ATGAAATTCGACTTCGAAAACAAAGTGGCGCTCGTCACAGGCGCTGCATCGGGCATGGGGCTGGCGACCGCGAAGGCATTCGCAGCCGCCGGTGCCGCCGTCGCACTCGTCGACGTCAACGAAGACGCGGTCAAGGGTGCGGCGCACGGGCTGATCGCGGACGGCCACAGGGTTATCGGCATTCGATGCGATGTCGCCAACATGGAGGAGGTCGAGACGATGGTCACCGAGACGATCGCTACCTTCGGCGGTCTCGATGCCGCGTTCAACAACGCGGGTGTAAAAAGCCCCGTCGCGGAAACCGCCCTCGCCGACCCTGGCGATTACGATTTCGTCATGGGCGTCAACCTTCGCGGCATCTGGAATTGCATGAAGTCCGAGCTTCTGCACATGCGTGAACAGGGAAGCGGCACGATCGTCAACAATTCGTCGCTCGGCGGCCTCGTCGGTATAGCCGAGCGCGGCATCTACCATGCCTCCAAGCATGGGGTCGTCGGCCTGACAAGAAGCGCCGGTCTCGAATACGCACCGAAGGGCATCCGCATCAACGCCATCTGCCCCGGCATCATCGCTACCCCGATGGTCACGACCATGCTGGAGACGCAGCCGGAGGCGATGGAAATCATGATGAAGGACGTTCCGATCGGCCGTCTCGGCCGTGCCGAAGAAATCGCAGATGCCGTCCTGTGGTTGTCCAGCCCGGCCTCGACCTTCGTGATCGGACACGCATTGCCCGTGGACGGCGGCTACACGGTTCGCTGA
- a CDS encoding PQQ-dependent sugar dehydrogenase, whose protein sequence is MKYATAAVGAIALATVLISSTTWAQDVRSSSPISSTASADWSMEVVAEGLDYPWEIQQTGGRILITEAAGDVVSIEGGRVVRHLVETSDPIAREGGGGLLGMTLSKDFESNETAYFYHTYHADGALSNKLIEARFDGTSWTETRTLLQGIPGHHLYNGGRVAIGPDGYLYVTTGWTENRQRPQDISSLAGKILRMTVDGKVPDDNPFPGSYVYSLGHRNPQGIAWGPDGRLFVAEHGQSAHDEINLIVAGRNYGWPVVSGDEERQGMERPLLHSGNNTWAPSGIAFAGNELLVSALVGKGLYVFDAAENSLKPIFTSGDRLRDVLPIGQNIYVVTTNRSPRAEGPSEDRLLKLTRTK, encoded by the coding sequence ATGAAATACGCAACAGCAGCAGTCGGGGCGATCGCCCTGGCAACCGTTCTGATCTCGTCTACGACATGGGCGCAGGACGTTCGCTCGTCTTCTCCGATCTCCTCGACGGCCAGCGCGGATTGGTCGATGGAGGTCGTCGCCGAAGGACTCGACTATCCTTGGGAAATCCAACAGACAGGCGGTCGAATCCTCATCACGGAAGCGGCCGGCGATGTCGTCTCGATCGAAGGCGGCCGCGTGGTGCGTCATCTGGTCGAGACGTCTGATCCCATTGCCCGCGAGGGCGGCGGCGGTCTTCTCGGCATGACACTGTCGAAGGACTTCGAAAGCAACGAGACCGCGTACTTCTACCATACATACCACGCCGACGGCGCTCTCTCGAACAAGCTCATCGAGGCGCGCTTCGACGGAACCTCGTGGACGGAGACGCGCACTCTTCTCCAGGGTATTCCCGGACACCATCTCTACAATGGAGGTCGCGTTGCGATCGGTCCGGACGGCTATTTGTACGTGACGACCGGATGGACGGAGAACCGCCAGAGACCTCAGGATATCTCGAGCCTCGCCGGCAAGATCTTGCGCATGACCGTCGACGGCAAGGTGCCGGACGACAACCCATTTCCCGGTTCCTACGTCTATTCTCTCGGACACAGAAACCCGCAAGGGATCGCCTGGGGCCCCGATGGCCGGTTGTTCGTCGCAGAACACGGGCAGTCCGCACACGACGAAATCAATCTGATCGTCGCCGGCCGCAATTACGGTTGGCCCGTCGTTTCCGGCGACGAGGAACGGCAGGGAATGGAAAGGCCTCTCCTTCATTCCGGCAACAACACCTGGGCGCCCTCGGGCATCGCGTTTGCTGGAAACGAACTCCTCGTCTCCGCTCTCGTCGGCAAAGGCCTCTACGTCTTCGACGCTGCCGAGAACAGCCTGAAACCGATCTTCACTTCGGGCGATCGACTCCGTGACGTGCTGCCGATCGGTCAGAACATCTATGTCGTGACCACGAACCGCTCGCCGCGGGCGGAAGGTCCCTCCGAAGACCGGCTCCTGAAACTGACGCGGACAAAATAG
- a CDS encoding (R)-mandelonitrile lyase, with the protein MKQLTATAATLALFASTSAFAESSQFSQGGSRPSIKGPEANFTGSVTVDPLYSNNEHTSNTGGHVTFEPGARSAWHTHPAGQVLIVTSGTGWVQEEGGEKRVMRPGDVIWCPPDVKHWHGATATTGVGHIAITNMKDGKNVAWMEKVSDDQYLD; encoded by the coding sequence ATGAAACAGCTCACTGCAACCGCCGCCACTCTCGCCCTCTTCGCGTCGACGTCAGCCTTTGCCGAATCCTCGCAGTTCTCGCAGGGCGGCTCACGCCCCTCGATAAAGGGGCCGGAGGCGAACTTCACGGGCTCGGTCACAGTTGATCCGCTCTATTCCAATAACGAACACACGAGCAATACCGGCGGCCACGTCACATTCGAGCCGGGCGCCCGATCCGCATGGCACACCCATCCCGCGGGACAGGTCCTGATCGTCACGTCAGGTACCGGATGGGTTCAGGAAGAAGGTGGCGAAAAGCGCGTCATGCGACCAGGCGACGTCATCTGGTGCCCGCCGGACGTGAAGCATTGGCACGGCGCCACGGCAACGACCGGCGTCGGCCACATCGCCATTACCAACATGAAGGATGGCAAAAACGTCGCCTGGATGGAGAAGGTCTCGGACGACCAGTACCTGGACTGA
- a CDS encoding LysR family transcriptional regulator: protein MLRENVNDLLAFLAVARERSFTKAAAKLGMSQSGLSHIVRGLEERLGVRLLTRTTRSVAPTPEGEHLLKTIGPRFEEIEGELVALTDKRERPAGTIRITAEDYAIDHVLWPKLRKILHDYPDIKVEFVIDYGLTDIVAERFDAGVRLGEIVSQGMIAVRISPEQRMIVIGSPDYLERNPAPITPQELTRHQCINLRLPTRGGLYAWEFEKDGEDMRVRVDGQMTCNGITQIRAMAVDGFGLGFIPDGLAMPEIEAGRLVQVLADWCPHYPGYHLYYPSRRQSSAAFNIVVDALRERG from the coding sequence ATGCTGCGTGAGAACGTCAATGATCTGCTCGCCTTCCTCGCTGTTGCGCGTGAAAGGAGCTTCACAAAGGCCGCAGCGAAGCTCGGCATGTCCCAGTCGGGACTGAGCCACATCGTCCGCGGTCTGGAGGAGCGCCTCGGTGTCCGGCTGCTGACGCGCACGACGCGCAGCGTCGCCCCGACGCCGGAAGGCGAACACCTGCTGAAGACGATTGGGCCGCGCTTCGAAGAGATCGAGGGGGAATTGGTCGCCTTGACCGACAAGCGGGAAAGGCCGGCAGGCACTATCCGCATCACTGCCGAGGACTACGCGATAGACCATGTCCTGTGGCCGAAGCTCCGCAAAATCCTTCACGACTATCCGGACATCAAGGTGGAGTTCGTCATCGACTACGGTCTGACCGACATCGTTGCCGAGCGGTTCGATGCCGGGGTTCGCCTCGGCGAGATCGTCTCCCAGGGAATGATCGCGGTTCGCATCAGTCCGGAGCAGCGGATGATTGTCATTGGCTCTCCCGACTATCTCGAGCGGAACCCTGCACCCATCACGCCACAGGAACTGACCCGACATCAATGTATCAATCTGCGCCTGCCGACCCGTGGAGGGCTCTATGCCTGGGAATTCGAGAAGGATGGCGAGGACATGCGGGTCCGCGTCGACGGCCAGATGACCTGCAATGGCATCACTCAGATTCGGGCGATGGCAGTCGATGGGTTTGGACTGGGTTTCATACCAGATGGACTGGCGATGCCGGAGATCGAGGCCGGGCGTCTGGTGCAGGTTCTGGCCGACTGGTGCCCGCATTATCCAGGCTACCACCTGTACTATCCGAGCCGGCGCCAGTCGTCGGCCGCCTTCAACATCGTCGTTGATGCGTTGCGCGAGCGCGGATAG